Proteins encoded by one window of Lutibacter sp. A64:
- a CDS encoding alpha-amylase family glycosyl hydrolase, with the protein MKKYSFLLIVCITLFSCKEKTDSTVKISDNAVPFVWENANIYFMLTDRFNNGDPSNDINFERTEKAAKLRGFKGGDIKGVIAKIEAGYFNDLGVNAIWMTPIVEQIHGAVDEGTGLSYGFHGYWASDWTALDPNFGTKEDLKKLVAIAHKNGIRIILDAVINHTGPVTEKDAVFPKNWVRTEPQCTYEDYASTVSCTLVKNLPDIRTESTENVELPKQLVEKWKAEGRYEQEVKELDAFFAKTGYPRAPKYYIMKWLSDYITEFGIDGYRADTVKHTEENVWQDFKSVCDVAFAEFKQNNPEKVLDDNSFYLVGEIYNYGISGGKYFDFGDKKVNYFDDKFSSQINFEFKWNAAQNTYEELFSRYDSILNNELDGFGILNYVSSHDDGQPFDKERTKPFESATKLILCPGAAQIYYGDEIARELVVEGANGDANLRSLMNWDKIENDAKTQEILTHWQKLGKFRAKHPSVGAGVHKMISEAPYVFMRTYKNEDYTDKVIVGLEHPIGKKEILVEGVFEDGTILKDAYSGKTTEVTNGLATFESEHTIVLLEEKV; encoded by the coding sequence ATGAAAAAATATAGTTTTCTTTTAATCGTATGTATTACATTATTTAGTTGTAAAGAAAAAACAGATTCTACAGTAAAAATATCAGATAATGCTGTTCCTTTTGTTTGGGAAAATGCCAATATCTATTTTATGCTAACAGATCGTTTTAACAATGGAGATCCTTCAAACGATATTAATTTTGAAAGAACTGAAAAAGCGGCAAAATTACGTGGTTTTAAAGGAGGAGATATAAAAGGAGTAATTGCAAAAATTGAAGCAGGTTATTTTAACGATTTAGGTGTAAATGCTATTTGGATGACACCAATTGTTGAGCAAATTCACGGAGCAGTTGATGAAGGAACGGGACTTTCTTATGGCTTTCACGGTTATTGGGCTAGCGATTGGACAGCTTTAGATCCAAATTTTGGAACTAAAGAAGATTTAAAAAAGTTGGTTGCAATTGCTCATAAAAACGGAATTCGAATAATTTTAGATGCTGTAATCAACCATACAGGGCCTGTTACAGAAAAAGATGCTGTTTTTCCTAAAAATTGGGTAAGAACAGAGCCACAATGTACTTATGAAGATTACGCGTCTACGGTAAGCTGCACTTTGGTTAAAAATTTACCAGACATTAGAACTGAAAGTACTGAAAATGTTGAATTACCAAAGCAGTTGGTTGAAAAGTGGAAAGCTGAAGGACGCTACGAGCAAGAAGTAAAAGAATTAGATGCTTTTTTTGCTAAAACAGGATATCCGAGAGCTCCAAAATATTATATTATGAAATGGCTTTCAGATTATATTACAGAATTTGGAATTGATGGTTATAGAGCAGATACGGTGAAGCATACAGAAGAAAATGTTTGGCAAGATTTTAAATCGGTTTGCGATGTCGCTTTTGCCGAGTTTAAACAAAATAACCCTGAAAAAGTGTTAGACGATAACAGCTTTTATTTAGTAGGTGAGATATATAATTATGGAATTTCAGGTGGTAAATATTTTGATTTTGGAGATAAAAAAGTCAATTATTTTGATGATAAATTTTCTAGTCAAATTAATTTTGAATTTAAGTGGAATGCAGCGCAAAATACTTATGAAGAATTGTTTTCTAGGTATGATAGTATTCTAAATAATGAGTTAGATGGTTTTGGTATTTTAAATTATGTGAGTTCTCATGACGATGGGCAGCCATTTGATAAAGAGCGTACAAAACCTTTTGAATCTGCTACTAAATTAATATTATGTCCTGGCGCTGCTCAAATATATTATGGAGATGAAATAGCTAGAGAATTAGTTGTAGAAGGAGCAAATGGAGATGCAAACTTACGATCATTAATGAATTGGGATAAAATTGAAAATGATGCAAAAACTCAAGAGATTTTAACGCATTGGCAAAAATTAGGAAAGTTTAGAGCGAAACACCCAAGTGTTGGAGCAGGAGTTCATAAAATGATTTCAGAAGCACCTTATGTTTTTATGCGTACGTATAAGAATGAAGATTATACAGATAAGGTAATTGTCGGTTTAGAGCATCCAATTGGTAAAAAAGAAATTTTAGTAGAAGGGGTGTTTGAAGATGGAACGATACTTAAAGATGCATATTCTGGAAAAACAACAGAAGTAACTAATGGTTTGGCAACTTTTGAATCTGAACACACAATAGTATTGTTAGAGGAAAAAGTTTAG